In Nitrospinaceae bacterium, the genomic stretch CTCGATACGCTCGTGGCGCCAGCCAATGTAGAGGGGATCGTTAAGACGCTCCTGGTTGTTCGTCCCAACATCGAGGAATATAGGAAGGGTCGTGGCAGGGTGGATACCTGCGGCGGCGGTATAGAGCGCGAGCTTGCCAATGGGAATGCCCATGCCGCCCGCGCCCTGGTCTCCCAGGCCAAGGATTCGCTCACCGTCCGTCACGACGATTACCTCTGCCTGAGGCGTCGCCGCATTGTCGAGGATTTCGTCGATTCGCCCCCGATCGGGATATGAGATGAACAGGCCTCGCGGTTTACGATAGATCTCGCTGAAGCGCTGGCAAGCCTCACCGACAATGGGGGTATAGATTATGGGCAGCATTTCAGTGAGATGCTCGGTCACAAGTTTGTAGAAAAGGGTCTCGTTTCTGTCCTGCAAGCTGCGCAGATAGATATGTTTGTCGATATCGGATTTTTGCTGGCAGTAGGCCCCGTACACGCGTCCGACTTGTTCTTCAATGCTGAGAATTTGAGGCGGCAAAAGGCCCTCAAGACCAAAATCGCGTCTTTCATCTTGCGTAAAAGCGGTTCCTTTGTTCGTGAGTGAGCACTCGACCAGAAAATTGCCGGTCAGGGGCATTGCATGAATTTCAGCCCCAATGGTGTCGGCCAATGCTTGTTTGTGGGGCATCGACAACGCCTCCATTGTCGAAAGAGGAGATTCGACATTCAAATATAATTCTTTAATAGGCTTATTCTGAAATTCCAGATACCCATCTTAAAAGAATGGTAGCACAGGTTATTCACCCAGGCGCCGTATGTATTCAACGATCGGGACAGGTTCTCAACCAGGGCGACGAAAAATCCTCTCCGGTCTTTATCGCAGTTCCCTCAAGTATATTCCGCAGAGCGGCATCCTCGTCATATGGTTGAAAAGCTTGAGAACCGTTATCGGCCATTCTTTTGATTTCCCCTTTCAATTATGAGGGAAAATCTATTTTCTTAGGTGAATTTGAGACAATTATCAGTCCATTTACACCTAGCGGCAAGTTGCCAATTTAAGGCATCGAAAAAAACATTCCAGCCACGACCCCGCAAATGTTCAATATGTTCTCCGACTATTTAAATTTTCAGCTTATATATATATAAACCGCCGATTAAATTTAAAATTAAAAGTTTAGAATACGTTTTGAATACTTGGTCTGGAACTAAATATATCGAACGTAACAAAACCTAAGGTTTTCTCATCCCATAAATAACGGTTTCATCGATCCCATATCGATATAAATAGAGCGTTTTAAATAGATTTTATTTTTCTCATTCTTCGTGCCCATCAGACATAAAAATTTGAACCCCACCTTTACCTTGAACCTCGTGCTCATAAATTCAAAATCTTATTATCACCTTCTTAAAACCAAAAAGGGCTTAGCCGGTTAAGGCTAAGCCCTTGATATATTTGGTGCGCCAGGCACGATTCGAACGCGCGACCTTCTGATCCGTAGTCAGACGCTCTATCCAGCTGAGCTACTGGCGCAACATGGCGCTCTCTTAGTACCCAACCCCCTAGTATGCGTCAAGGGCTAAAGCCTTTCATTCAAGTAACATGGGGATGGTGCCGTCAGTTAACGAGAAGCAGGATAAAGATCTTACCAAATCCTTTATTCTTAATGTTCTCCCACTACATACAACAGATTTACAGGTCTTTAAATCCTTAGAAAGTTCTTGTTTTTGTTAGCTTTATTCATCTTGGGTGCTTGAATGTTTCAGCTCTCATCCGTTAAACTCCGCACCTGGTAATACGAGGAAATACTCTTACAAGAAGAGGTCCGGTAACTTACTAAGGATACCGTTCTGTCCGATTTATTTCGTTCTATGAGGATTGTCTCCCCATGATGAGCTGGCTCCCTGAAAACATTTCTGCAGATGGTGGTGATCTGGATTTCCTTTTTTATGTCATCTATTACATTACAACGGCAACGTTTGTTCTCGTTGCCGCTTGCATGGTTGCTTTCCTGATTCTCTATCGGCAAAAACCAGGTGTCCGGGCTACCTATACACACGGAAACAACACCCTCGAAATTATATGGACGATAACGCCCGCTTTCATCCTGGTCGTCATCATGTTCCTCAGCCAGGCGTCCTGGGCAAAACTCAAACTTGATCGGCCAGCGAATCCCGATGTCCGCATCCATGTCGTCGCCAAGCAGTTCAACTGGCTTGTGGCCTACCCCGGCCCCGATGGAAAACTCGGCACCAAGGATGATGTAAAGCTCGACAACCAGGTAAACGTTCCCATAAACAAAACCGTTCTCATCACCATGACCGGCGAAGACGTTATTCACAGCTTCTTCATTCCACATGCCCGGGTGAAACAAGACATCGTTCCCGGCCGCGAGACCGTCGTTTGGTTCAAACCAATCAAAACAGGGAAATTCGAAATTCCCTGCGCCGAGCTTTGCGGCACTGGACACTCGGGAATGAAAGGCGAGTTGGTCGTACATACAGCAGAGAGCTACAAGGCTTTTATTAATAAAATAAACACAAAGAAATCTTCCTAAATACCATTATGATTCCGCGCTCAAGAAAGGCAACAAACAATCTTTCTTGATGTTTAATATCGCCAAGGGGAAAAACAAGAAATGAGCGATTCGACGGCAGCCGTTGGCCACGATCACCACGAAAGTACTTTTCTAAACACTTATGTATTCTCAACAGATCATAAAATGATCGGCAAGCAATTCTTCTGGATGGCGCTGGTGATGATGATCCTGGGCGGTGTGCTAGCGCTGATGTTCCGCTGGCAGCTCGCCTGGCCTGAAACTTCTGTCTGGGGGTTTGGCTGGCTTTCTGAAGATAACGATTTCATGCCCACCGGCATCATCGGACCCGACAAATACAATATGATGGTGACAATGCACGCCACCGTCATGGTGTTTTTGGTGCTCATGCCCATGTTCTCGGGCGCATTCAGTAACTTTTTAATCCCGCTGATGATTGGCGCGCGCGACATGGCTTTCCCCTTGCTCAACATGCTCTCGTTCTGGGTCGCTGCGCTAGGTGCTCTCATCATGATGAGCGGCTTTTTTGTCGAGGGCGGACACGCCGCCGCAGGCTGGACAGCCTACGCACCTCTTTCTATTAAAGAAGAATATACCGGTGTCGGAATGGGGCAGACCCTCTGGGCGCTCAGTATCTTCACACTAACCATTAGTTCGCTGATGGGCTCGGTAAACTACATAACGACCATTATCAACATGCGCACGAAGGGAATGACCTGGTTCCGTCTGCCGACGACAATATGGGCGCTTTTCGTCGTGGCAATACTTTCGTTGCTGGCGCTCCCGATTCTCGGAGCGGCGGGCGTTCTGATGATATTCGACCGCGTTTTTGAAACGGCCTTTTTCGATCCACAGCGGGGCGGCCAGCCGCTTCTTTGGCAACATCTGTTCTGGTACTTCGGCCATCCGGAGGTCTACATTCTCATCCTCCCGGCAATGGGCATTGTCTCAGACATCCTGAGCGTATTTTCAAGGAAACCCATCTTCGGCTACCGGGCGATGGTTTACGCCATTATCGGCATCGCCTTCATCGGATGGGCCGTCTGGGGACACCATATGTTCCAGAGCGGCATGAACCCCCGGCTGGGTCAGGCGTTCATGACAACGACGATGCTTATTGCCATCCCCTCGGCCATTAAAACATTCAACTGGCTGGGGACCTTGTGGCGTGGCTCAATTCGCTTCACCGTTCCCATGCTTCACGCCCTGGCTTTTGTTTCGATGTTTGTCATCGGCGGCCTGAGCGGCATCTTCATGGCCTCGAACACGGTCGATATTTTCATCCACGACACCTACTTCATCGTGGCGCACATTCACTATGTCCTCTTTGGCGGAAGCATGTTCGGCCTCTTTGCCGGCATCACATTTTGGTTCCCAAAAATGTTCGGTCGGATGCTAAACAACTCTCTCGGTCGTGTGCATTTCTGGATCACAATCATTGGCTTCAACATCGCCTTCTTCCCGATGCACATCATCGGCATAGGCGGCCATATGCGAAGAATCTACAACCCACTTCAGTATGATTTCCTCAAAGACCTTGAGCCAATAAACGTAACGATCACCCTCGGCGCTCTCATGCTGGGTATTGGACAGATTATTTTCGCGCTCAACATTTTCGGAAGCCTTTGGAAACTAAACATGAATTGGTACCGAAAAGCGGCCCAGGTGATTTCCTCCTACCTGACAGCGTTTGTGGCCTACAAATTCGTAACCTTCTACTTCGAGGGACTAACCAAACCTACAGA encodes the following:
- the coxB gene encoding cytochrome c oxidase subunit II, whose product is MMSWLPENISADGGDLDFLFYVIYYITTATFVLVAACMVAFLILYRQKPGVRATYTHGNNTLEIIWTITPAFILVVIMFLSQASWAKLKLDRPANPDVRIHVVAKQFNWLVAYPGPDGKLGTKDDVKLDNQVNVPINKTVLITMTGEDVIHSFFIPHARVKQDIVPGRETVVWFKPIKTGKFEIPCAELCGTGHSGMKGELVVHTAESYKAFINKINTKKSS